Proteins co-encoded in one Salvelinus fontinalis isolate EN_2023a unplaced genomic scaffold, ASM2944872v1 scaffold_1788, whole genome shotgun sequence genomic window:
- the LOC129850014 gene encoding octapeptide-repeat protein T2-like, producing the protein SSSPRTAKAEKAERQKADKAERQKADKAERQKADKAERQKADKAERQKADKAERQKAERQKADKAERQKADKAERQKAERQKADKAERQKADKAERQKADKAERQKADKAERQKADKAERQKADKAERQKADKAERQKADKAERQKADKAERQKADTSPKRKLDRCGVIKSVGYNY; encoded by the coding sequence TCATCCAGCCCCAGGACAGCCAAGGCAGAAAAAGCAGAGAGGCAGAAGGCAGACAAAGCAGAGAGGCAGAAGGCAGACAAAGCAGAGAGGCAGAAGGCAGACAAAGCAGAGAGGCAGAAGGCAGACAAAGCAGAGAGGCAGAAGGCAGACAAAGCAGAGAGGCAGAAGGCAGAGAGGCAGAAGGCAGACAAAGCAGAGAGGCAGAAGGCAGACAAAGCAGAGAGGCAGAAGGCAGAGAGGCAGAAGGCAGACAAAGCAGAGAGGCAGAAGGCAGACAAAGCAGAGAGGCAGAAGGCAGACAAAGCAGAGAGGCAGAAGGCAGACAAAGCAGAGAGGCAGAAGGCAGACAAAGCAGAGAGGCAGAAGGCAGACAAAGCAGAGAGGCAGAAGGCAGACAAAGCAGAGAGGCAGAAGGCAGACAAAGCAGAGAGGCAGAAGGCAGACAAAGCAGAGAGGCAGAAGGCAGACACGAGTCCCAAAAGGAAACTAGATCGGTGTGGAGTTATCAAGTCAGTGGGTtataactactga